A single genomic interval of Spirosoma taeanense harbors:
- a CDS encoding deoxycytidylate deaminase, producing MLLTTDTPIAHTRPRFDDIFMELAVNLAKRSHCIKAQVGAVLTRDTRIISIGYNGPPAGTHNCDEEYPGVGCPRDSKGSCSLALHAEENAILYAAKNGSEVEGATIYVTLSPCIACARIIYSMKIARVIYLHSYAEYKGIASDEGVDFLRRFGVTVERYHPGKGVTLVAEPPLATKRL from the coding sequence ATGTTATTAACCACCGATACGCCCATAGCGCATACACGACCTCGTTTTGATGACATATTTATGGAGCTGGCCGTTAATCTGGCCAAACGCTCACACTGCATCAAAGCGCAGGTCGGAGCCGTGCTGACCCGCGATACGCGCATCATTTCCATTGGGTACAACGGCCCGCCCGCCGGTACGCACAACTGCGACGAGGAATACCCCGGCGTCGGTTGTCCGCGCGACTCCAAGGGCTCATGTTCGCTGGCGCTCCATGCCGAAGAAAACGCAATTCTGTACGCAGCCAAAAATGGCTCGGAGGTGGAAGGTGCCACGATTTACGTCACCCTGTCGCCCTGCATCGCCTGCGCCCGGATTATCTACAGTATGAAAATAGCCCGGGTCATCTACCTGCATTCGTATGCCGAATACAAAGGGATCGCGTCGGACGAGGGCGTTGATTTTCTGCGTCGGTTTGGCGTTACGGTGGAGCGGTACCACCCTGGCAAAGGGGTTACACTGGTTGCCGAGCCGCCCCTGGCTACCAAGCGCCTATGA
- a CDS encoding acyl carrier protein phosphodiesterase: MNLLAHAYLSNRQDGLIVGNFMGDFIKGDPTHPRHELTPVEIMGVRLHRAIDTFTDAHAEVAAARTLLYPRCHKYAGVAVDVFFDHFLAIRFGELTGDSLAGFTRFFYETLQRHTDRLPVPARRMLSAMVQYDWVTHYQTTDGIDRSLKGLSRRTTFASGLDSAIVDFERYYFQIGNHFDYFWPQLAAHARQTLVRLSTVG; this comes from the coding sequence ATGAACCTGCTGGCGCACGCCTATCTGTCCAATCGGCAAGACGGCCTGATCGTCGGTAACTTCATGGGCGATTTTATCAAGGGCGACCCCACTCACCCGCGGCACGAACTGACGCCCGTCGAGATTATGGGGGTTCGATTGCACCGCGCCATCGATACCTTCACCGATGCGCATGCTGAAGTAGCAGCCGCGCGCACGCTGCTGTATCCACGCTGCCATAAATACGCTGGTGTGGCCGTGGACGTGTTTTTTGATCATTTTCTGGCGATTCGATTCGGCGAGCTGACCGGCGATTCGCTGGCTGGCTTTACGCGCTTCTTCTATGAGACCCTGCAGCGGCATACCGACCGACTGCCGGTGCCCGCCCGCCGGATGCTCAGCGCCATGGTTCAGTATGACTGGGTGACACATTACCAGACCACCGATGGTATCGACCGGTCGCTGAAAGGACTATCGCGCCGGACGACCTTTGCTTCGGGGCTGGACAGCGCCATTGTCGATTTTGAGCGGTATTATTTTCAGATTGGCAATCATTTCGACTACTTCTGGCCGCAATTGGCCGCCCATGCCCGCCAGACACTGGTGCGACTATCAACTGTCGGTTAA
- the holA gene encoding DNA polymerase III subunit delta, with protein sequence MIPAVDALLKDIRNKRIAPVYLLHGDEPYYIDRVAEELEKVAVPVAERGFNQFVLFGKDTDVGAVLNYARRYPFMAERQLVLVKEAQQMAGITDKSAQTLLEDYALNPLSSTILMLCYVREEGKPSLDERKSWVKAFGAKGKLLGVKKLYDNKIPDWVGEYCREQGAKVSPKACQLLADHIGNDLKRLAGEIDKILLNLHVGEEISAATVERLVGISKEYNVFELQKALVQRDVVKANRIVDYFARNPKDNPLVVILAQLFGYFSKVVLVQASKDQTDKGLAPLLGVNPFFVKDYLSAARTFPLPKVAAIIQAIRRADARSKGIDAPTMTEGDILRELVFEVLH encoded by the coding sequence TTGATTCCCGCCGTTGACGCCCTGCTGAAAGACATCCGCAACAAGCGGATTGCGCCCGTTTACCTGCTACACGGCGATGAGCCGTATTATATTGATCGCGTTGCCGAGGAGCTCGAAAAAGTAGCCGTACCCGTTGCCGAGCGCGGATTCAACCAGTTTGTCCTGTTCGGGAAAGACACCGACGTCGGCGCGGTGCTGAATTACGCCCGTCGATATCCGTTTATGGCTGAGCGGCAGCTGGTTTTAGTCAAAGAAGCCCAGCAGATGGCGGGTATTACCGATAAATCGGCGCAGACGCTGCTCGAAGATTACGCCCTTAATCCGCTGTCCAGCACGATTCTTATGCTGTGTTACGTCCGGGAGGAAGGTAAACCCAGCCTGGATGAGCGCAAGTCGTGGGTGAAAGCTTTCGGAGCCAAAGGCAAGCTGCTGGGCGTAAAGAAGCTATACGATAACAAAATTCCGGATTGGGTAGGGGAGTACTGCCGAGAACAGGGCGCAAAGGTTAGCCCCAAAGCCTGTCAGCTCCTGGCCGACCATATCGGTAACGACCTCAAGCGGCTGGCGGGCGAGATCGACAAGATCCTGCTGAACCTCCACGTCGGCGAAGAGATTTCGGCCGCTACGGTCGAGCGGCTCGTGGGCATCAGCAAAGAATACAACGTCTTTGAATTACAGAAGGCGCTCGTGCAGCGCGACGTGGTGAAGGCCAACCGTATTGTAGACTACTTTGCCCGGAATCCGAAGGATAACCCGCTGGTGGTGATTCTGGCGCAACTGTTCGGCTATTTCAGCAAGGTGGTGCTGGTGCAGGCCAGTAAGGACCAGACCGATAAAGGACTCGCTCCGCTGCTGGGCGTAAATCCGTTCTTCGTGAAGGATTATTTATCCGCGGCCCGGACGTTCCCCCTGCCAAAAGTAGCGGCCATTATCCAGGCCATCCGCCGGGCCGACGCCCGCAGCAAAGGCATTGATGCGCCGACCATGACCGAAGGTGACATTCTCCGCGAACTGGTCTTTGAGGTGCTCCACTAA